The Aliivibrio fischeri genome contains a region encoding:
- a CDS encoding hybrid-cluster NAD(P)-dependent oxidoreductase has translation MTQFIWPTTPVQLRCDKKWQETDDTISLQLISEHKETFDFKPGQFVSIGIEIEGKMEYRAYSISSVPNQDFLQLTIKRVEGGKVSNYLIDQLNEGDEVAVLAPTGPFNSIDCKPRKKVALLSAGCGITPVISMAKSWITQNKDIDITFVHMAKSPEHTIYFDELQYLNKQHANFNLKLLLKNPQFTDYPQGRLDQEWLVTLCPDLVERTVFLCGPTNFMQDMKKYVEAIGLDMAHFFQESFTPIEPEITDTVENSGVVQFDVPAFGVSKEIDKGATLADVLEESGVPIIIACRSGMCGSCKCKVTKGDVSRTSTETLSEEDIAQGYTLACSSQVQSDVEVSLV, from the coding sequence ATGACACAATTTATTTGGCCAACCACTCCAGTTCAACTTCGTTGTGATAAAAAATGGCAAGAAACAGATGATACGATTAGCCTACAATTAATCAGTGAACACAAAGAAACCTTTGATTTTAAACCGGGTCAGTTTGTTAGTATCGGTATTGAAATTGAAGGAAAAATGGAATACCGTGCCTACTCTATCAGCTCAGTTCCAAATCAAGATTTTCTGCAACTAACCATTAAACGCGTCGAAGGTGGTAAGGTATCAAACTACCTAATTGACCAATTGAATGAAGGCGATGAGGTTGCTGTTTTAGCACCAACAGGCCCTTTCAACTCTATTGATTGTAAACCAAGAAAAAAAGTGGCGTTACTAAGCGCTGGCTGTGGCATCACTCCTGTCATCTCGATGGCGAAATCGTGGATAACTCAAAATAAAGATATCGATATTACTTTTGTCCACATGGCAAAATCTCCAGAACACACCATTTATTTTGATGAACTTCAGTATCTAAATAAGCAACATGCTAATTTCAATCTCAAATTATTATTAAAAAACCCACAATTTACCGATTACCCACAAGGTCGATTAGATCAAGAGTGGTTAGTAACATTATGTCCAGACTTAGTCGAAAGAACCGTATTTCTATGTGGCCCAACAAATTTCATGCAGGACATGAAAAAATATGTTGAAGCAATAGGCTTAGACATGGCTCACTTCTTTCAAGAAAGCTTTACTCCTATTGAACCTGAAATCACGGATACAGTTGAAAACTCGGGCGTTGTCCAATTTGATGTACCCGCTTTTGGTGTATCCAAAGAAATAGATAAAGGCGCAACTCTTGCTGATGTATTAGAAGAAAGTGGCGTTCCGATCATCATAGCCTGTCGTAGTGGTATGTGCGGATCGTGTAAGTGTAAAGTAACCAAAGGCGACGTTTCTCGCACCAGCACAGAAACACTGAGTGAAGAAGATATTGCGCAAGGTTATACGTTAGCGTGTTCAAGCCAAGTTCAAAGTGATGTTGAAGTGAGTTTAGTTTAA
- the bcsZ gene encoding cellulose synthase complex periplasmic endoglucanase BcsZ: MKMQLTVLSLLIGTLTCSSSAIAQDENYTTPIVSSAALTKENQCEWGQWESFKQHYIENGRVVDNSDPRLITTSEGQSYALFFALIANDKKTFDELLGWTELHLAGGDLTAQLPAWLWGTQPDGSQGILDSNSAADSDLWIAYSLLEAGRLWDNHYYQSLGHLLASRILRDETIKVSGLGTVLLPGKVGFVLGKNHVRLNPSYVPLQLLTRMNTIFPSYQWEEIYQSSAKLLKETMPKGYSPDWVEWDKTQFKKDSKTQSVGSYNAIRVYLWAGMLPDSDPNKALLLGKMKPLVRVIERNKGMPETINVLTGKGKNQGGVGMNAAILPLLSSLDSNTNAVEYEKKIQAELSKIESDYYYNSVLTLFGLGWYQDLYSFNDDGSVTPKWVNVCQ, from the coding sequence ATGAAAATGCAATTAACGGTATTGAGTCTATTAATTGGCACGTTAACTTGCTCTTCTTCAGCTATTGCTCAAGATGAAAATTACACAACCCCAATCGTTTCATCTGCCGCACTAACAAAAGAGAATCAGTGTGAATGGGGGCAATGGGAAAGCTTTAAACAACATTATATAGAGAATGGTCGAGTCGTTGATAACAGTGATCCTCGTTTAATAACGACATCAGAAGGTCAATCCTATGCTTTATTTTTTGCATTAATTGCGAATGATAAAAAAACATTTGATGAATTACTTGGTTGGACTGAGTTGCATTTAGCTGGGGGGGATCTAACAGCACAACTCCCTGCTTGGTTATGGGGAACGCAACCTGATGGCTCGCAAGGTATTTTAGACTCAAACTCAGCAGCTGACTCAGATTTATGGATTGCTTATAGTCTACTCGAAGCCGGAAGATTGTGGGATAACCATTATTATCAATCTCTTGGACATTTACTGGCTAGTCGAATTTTACGTGACGAAACCATCAAAGTGTCAGGTCTTGGAACGGTATTATTGCCAGGAAAAGTGGGATTTGTATTGGGTAAAAATCATGTTCGATTAAACCCAAGCTACGTTCCATTGCAGTTGCTAACTCGAATGAATACGATTTTCCCTAGTTACCAATGGGAAGAAATATATCAATCAAGCGCAAAATTACTAAAAGAAACCATGCCAAAAGGCTATAGTCCTGATTGGGTTGAGTGGGATAAAACTCAATTTAAAAAAGATTCAAAGACCCAAAGTGTTGGCAGTTATAATGCGATTAGAGTGTATTTATGGGCAGGAATGCTACCAGATAGTGATCCTAATAAAGCATTGTTACTTGGTAAAATGAAGCCATTAGTTCGTGTTATAGAAAGAAATAAAGGCATGCCTGAGACAATAAATGTGCTAACAGGAAAAGGTAAAAATCAAGGTGGCGTCGGAATGAACGCAGCTATTTTGCCTTTATTATCTTCGTTAGATTCAAATACAAATGCCGTTGAATATGAGAAAAAGATCCAAGCAGAATTGTCGAAGATTGAAAGTGATTATTACTATAACAGTGTGCTGACTTTATTCGGCCTTGGCTGGTATCAAGATTTGTACTCTTTTAATGATGATGGCAGCGTTACTCCTAAGTGGGTTAATGTATGTCAGTAA
- a CDS encoding cellulose synthase subunit BcsC-related outer membrane protein has protein sequence MSVSKYRLKQFVSFAMLGAMYSSPVSAVSLNRDINNHEPIVFQQDVSEVQSKAWLIKQLTYAQLLHRPDITQTTLKRLFAIDPENAEGLSFQAQYLAKSGQVDQATLILKKLQKKHPKSKVTRQLNDVLSLYGDNKAAYQQIMLQARSGRNKQALNGLKKLFPNGMPTPEIQLQYLKIESGVEGHEREVLFGLKKLNQEHPGVPDFQLAYAEHISRGNPSNPEAMQLLQRLSLEPSVSNSAGTLWLSRLDDTYITDDVVVQYAILASYFPSNTKYKKAWIDAKERLAKEKELRKDPRYMAKLDGLKELESGHYRNAQQKLFIALKARPNDPEILGALGMTYLRLGQQEAALSYFQKAKKYDKDLRNVDKWNGLISSSSYWSYLEIGEKKMKRGDFDGANRKYHQAVKFEPDDPYAYNYLAELAIVQHNNEEALRYYKIALSKNSLDETALRGWFNVNIALYGEKQALVSGRKLPKNAQKVLAERFHEVEISMQMAELNQAMKRGDTVTANTIVDKLLSDPPTSPWLRSDIADSLHLIGQEQRADKQMQTWSIETPTPEMKFAYALYLARHGNTPEAINQLTAISKEKRSDAMTSNLNRLEMSQTFGSLYVLAKDDPDAAEREIERLKIKYSSNPDATMSLIDIQYQLGFSEKAVKSLDTIHPTNEWEMETQLHYGELLFKFEQNSEFEAWQQALNTEIHDNLTIDQAIRRDLLFAEYAYKNEQYEEAEYYYSLASQLHSQYQHDALLGVIKTREALGKEETVLPLALHLYSEEKALSSRNSVELAGILSRYGHQQEASLLVKGLSNKQDSDAIDYRDGMSVAMTQQDWGLAKDMAKLALIEDALDPQGGPTVGQDDAQIKDKDEPKDMPLRHLYDNADDNWLTRNVKSDIDYIDARKQGYVSFGVDYSAREGANKSVQIPVEAIIPMPEYDGHLQLRADVVHLNSGDIDYYNPTTRMNEKDTGTAFGIGWLADSWSADIGTTPIGFDQQNIVGGLNLSGDLGDIGWKATLSRRSETSSTLSYAGMTVPDTVSNHQGEEWGGVMKTGIKLGGSYDLGGDVGYWASAQFHKMTGKSVEDNTRLGLLGGTYWKIINDNDKRLSLGLNLMYLNYDKNLSEYAYGYGGYYSPQDYFSVSIPVNYYERINNSLSYLVSGSISNSWTKEDAPYVEGATLGSSRGGGFGFSLEAAVEQRISKRWYLGAAVDIQRSDFYEPNHLLFYAKYTFTDRWQPIAMPVNPLTLYGDFD, from the coding sequence ATGTCAGTAAGCAAATACCGCCTTAAACAATTTGTTTCTTTTGCTATGCTGGGGGCTATGTATTCATCGCCAGTTTCTGCTGTATCATTGAATCGAGATATCAATAACCATGAGCCAATTGTATTTCAACAAGATGTATCAGAGGTTCAATCTAAAGCATGGTTAATTAAACAATTAACTTATGCACAGTTGCTTCATCGCCCTGATATTACACAAACTACGTTGAAGCGGTTATTTGCTATTGATCCTGAAAATGCAGAAGGGTTAAGTTTTCAGGCGCAATACTTGGCCAAATCAGGTCAAGTTGATCAAGCGACGTTAATTTTAAAAAAATTACAGAAAAAGCACCCAAAATCAAAAGTTACTAGACAGCTTAACGATGTACTCTCGCTTTATGGTGATAACAAGGCTGCATATCAGCAAATTATGCTGCAAGCGCGATCTGGACGAAATAAACAGGCATTAAATGGGTTAAAAAAACTGTTTCCGAATGGTATGCCAACACCTGAGATTCAGCTTCAATATTTGAAAATTGAATCAGGAGTTGAGGGGCATGAACGAGAAGTATTATTCGGCTTAAAAAAACTAAATCAAGAACACCCAGGTGTACCTGATTTCCAATTAGCGTATGCTGAACATATTTCACGTGGAAACCCTTCTAATCCTGAAGCAATGCAGCTATTACAGCGCCTTTCTCTTGAGCCTTCTGTAAGTAATAGCGCTGGAACATTATGGTTATCTCGTTTAGATGATACATACATAACCGATGATGTCGTTGTGCAATATGCCATTTTAGCTAGCTATTTCCCATCAAATACTAAGTATAAAAAAGCATGGATAGACGCAAAAGAACGATTAGCTAAAGAAAAAGAACTAAGAAAAGATCCACGTTATATGGCTAAATTAGATGGCTTAAAAGAGCTTGAAAGTGGTCATTACCGAAATGCACAGCAAAAACTATTTATAGCGTTAAAAGCACGCCCGAATGATCCTGAAATTTTAGGTGCGCTAGGCATGACTTATTTGCGTTTAGGTCAGCAAGAGGCAGCATTATCTTATTTTCAAAAAGCTAAAAAATACGATAAAGATCTTCGAAATGTAGATAAATGGAATGGACTGATTAGCTCTTCTAGTTATTGGTCTTACCTTGAGATAGGTGAGAAAAAAATGAAGAGAGGGGATTTTGATGGTGCAAATCGAAAATATCACCAAGCGGTTAAATTTGAGCCAGATGACCCTTATGCTTATAACTATTTAGCCGAGTTAGCTATAGTTCAACACAATAATGAAGAAGCCCTTCGTTATTATAAAATAGCGCTGAGTAAAAATAGTCTTGATGAAACCGCATTACGAGGTTGGTTTAATGTAAATATCGCACTTTATGGCGAAAAGCAGGCGTTAGTAAGTGGACGTAAATTACCAAAAAATGCTCAAAAAGTATTAGCAGAACGCTTTCATGAAGTTGAAATATCGATGCAGATGGCTGAATTAAATCAAGCCATGAAGCGCGGTGATACAGTAACGGCTAATACTATCGTAGATAAATTGCTTTCAGACCCTCCTACATCACCGTGGTTACGTAGTGATATTGCAGATTCACTTCATTTAATTGGTCAAGAGCAGCGTGCTGATAAGCAAATGCAAACCTGGTCGATAGAAACGCCGACTCCTGAAATGAAATTTGCTTATGCGCTATATCTTGCAAGACATGGAAATACCCCAGAAGCAATAAACCAACTTACTGCAATATCAAAAGAAAAACGCAGTGATGCAATGACATCTAATTTAAACCGATTGGAGATGAGTCAAACATTCGGATCTCTGTATGTATTGGCTAAGGATGATCCTGATGCTGCCGAGCGAGAAATTGAACGTTTAAAAATAAAATATTCATCTAACCCAGATGCAACCATGTCTCTGATTGATATTCAGTATCAACTTGGTTTTTCTGAGAAAGCCGTAAAAAGTTTAGATACGATACATCCTACTAATGAGTGGGAGATGGAAACTCAACTTCATTATGGTGAATTATTGTTTAAATTTGAGCAAAACTCTGAATTTGAAGCTTGGCAGCAAGCGCTCAATACTGAAATTCATGACAATCTAACCATTGATCAAGCGATACGTCGAGATTTGTTGTTTGCAGAGTACGCTTATAAAAATGAACAGTATGAAGAGGCCGAGTATTATTACTCTCTAGCAAGCCAATTGCATTCTCAGTATCAGCATGATGCATTATTAGGTGTTATTAAAACTCGAGAAGCTTTAGGAAAAGAAGAGACCGTTCTTCCCTTAGCATTGCATTTGTACAGTGAGGAAAAAGCGTTATCTAGTCGTAATAGCGTTGAACTTGCAGGAATACTATCAAGATATGGGCATCAACAAGAAGCGTCACTTTTGGTTAAAGGATTAAGTAATAAACAAGATAGTGATGCTATTGATTATCGAGATGGAATGTCTGTAGCCATGACTCAGCAAGATTGGGGTTTAGCTAAAGATATGGCTAAATTGGCCCTTATTGAAGATGCTTTAGACCCGCAAGGCGGTCCGACGGTTGGTCAAGATGACGCTCAGATTAAGGATAAAGACGAACCTAAAGATATGCCGCTTCGACATTTATATGATAACGCTGATGATAACTGGCTAACTCGAAATGTAAAATCAGATATTGATTATATTGATGCGCGCAAGCAAGGGTATGTTTCTTTTGGTGTTGATTACAGTGCTCGTGAAGGAGCAAACAAGTCCGTTCAAATACCAGTGGAAGCAATTATTCCAATGCCTGAATACGATGGGCATCTGCAACTTAGAGCCGATGTAGTGCATCTGAATTCTGGCGATATTGATTACTATAATCCAACAACAAGAATGAATGAGAAAGATACTGGTACCGCCTTCGGTATTGGGTGGTTAGCTGATTCATGGAGTGCCGATATTGGAACAACACCTATAGGGTTTGACCAACAAAATATTGTTGGTGGTTTGAATCTTTCTGGCGATCTAGGCGACATTGGATGGAAAGCGACATTATCTCGCCGTTCAGAAACAAGCAGCACTCTTTCTTATGCAGGTATGACGGTGCCTGATACCGTTTCAAATCATCAAGGTGAGGAATGGGGCGGAGTGATGAAAACCGGTATTAAGCTTGGTGGTAGTTACGATTTAGGTGGTGATGTTGGTTATTGGGCAAGTGCTCAATTTCATAAAATGACAGGCAAATCAGTAGAGGATAATACTCGTTTAGGCTTATTGGGCGGTACATATTGGAAAATAATCAACGACAACGATAAACGGTTAAGTTTAGGCTTAAATTTGATGTATCTAAATTATGACAAGAATTTGAGTGAATATGCCTACGGATATGGCGGTTATTATAGCCCTCAGGATTATTTCTCTGTTTCTATTCCTGTCAATTATTATGAACGTATTAATAATAGTCTTTCATATTTAGTCAGTGGATCAATTTCAAACTCTTGGACAAAAGAAGATGCTCCATATGTTGAAGGGGCAACGCTTGGTTCAAGTCGTGGTGGTGGCTTTGGTTTTTCTTTAGAGGCAGCAGTAGAGCAAAGAATCAGTAAGCGTTGGTATTTAGGTGCCGCCGTCGATATTCAGCGTTCGGATTTCTATGAACCAAACCATTTACTTTTCTATGCTAAATATACCTTTACCGATCGTTGGCAACCAATAGCTATGCCTGTTAATCCACTAACTCTGTATGGTGACTTTGATTGA
- the hcp gene encoding hydroxylamine reductase: MFCIQCEQTIQTPTTKGCSFAQGMCGKTAEVSDLQDILVYALQGVSFWAEQGRKVNVILDEIDQWAPKAFFATLTNVNFDPERVIEFAQQAQDYKQQLEETVRAAATVTNTELDELSPAAKFELPTEADQIIALAPQAAVNRGHETQHEDVIGLRLLCLYGLKGAAAYMEHARVLGQTDKDVFTEYHQIMAWLGTDPTDLGELLDCSMKIGLMNYRIMEMLDTGETDTFGHPEPSQVNIKTIEGKCILISGHDLHDLEKILQQTEGKGINIYTNGEMLPAHSYPELKKYPHLVGNYGSAWQNQQKEFANFPGAIVMTSNCLLNPNVGQYADRLFTRSIVGWPGVAHIEGDDFTAVIDCALAQEGFKHNEIEQMITVGFGRNALMAAAPAVVEQVKEGNISHFFLVGGCDGDKSERSYYTDFTAQAPEDSVILTLACGKYRFNKNQFGDINGIPRLLDVGQCNDAYSAIQLALALAKEFDCDINELPLTLVLSWFEQKAIVILLTLFALGVKGIYTGPTAPAFLTDNLLAIIQEKFDMRSIGNVEDDLKAILAA; the protein is encoded by the coding sequence ATGTTCTGTATCCAATGTGAGCAAACGATCCAAACACCAACAACAAAAGGCTGTTCTTTTGCACAAGGTATGTGTGGTAAAACCGCTGAAGTTTCTGACTTACAAGATATTTTAGTTTACGCATTACAAGGGGTTTCTTTTTGGGCTGAGCAAGGTCGTAAAGTAAACGTCATTCTTGATGAAATCGATCAGTGGGCACCAAAAGCTTTCTTTGCCACGCTGACCAATGTTAATTTCGATCCTGAACGTGTTATTGAGTTTGCACAACAAGCACAAGATTACAAACAACAATTAGAAGAAACGGTACGTGCGGCAGCAACAGTTACTAACACTGAATTAGATGAATTATCGCCAGCTGCAAAATTCGAACTACCAACAGAAGCAGATCAAATCATTGCCTTAGCCCCACAAGCAGCCGTAAACCGTGGTCATGAAACACAACATGAAGACGTTATTGGCTTACGTTTGCTTTGCTTATATGGTCTAAAAGGTGCAGCAGCTTACATGGAGCATGCTCGTGTTCTTGGGCAAACAGACAAAGACGTTTTCACTGAATATCACCAAATCATGGCATGGTTAGGCACTGATCCTACAGATCTCGGTGAATTACTAGATTGCTCAATGAAAATTGGCCTAATGAATTACCGTATCATGGAAATGTTAGATACTGGTGAAACAGATACGTTTGGTCACCCAGAACCATCACAAGTAAACATTAAAACTATCGAAGGTAAATGTATTCTGATTTCAGGTCACGATTTACATGACTTAGAAAAGATCCTTCAACAAACAGAAGGTAAAGGCATCAATATTTACACTAACGGTGAAATGCTGCCTGCTCACTCTTATCCTGAACTAAAAAAATACCCTCATCTTGTAGGTAACTACGGCAGCGCATGGCAGAACCAGCAAAAAGAGTTTGCTAACTTCCCTGGCGCAATCGTAATGACGTCCAACTGCTTATTAAACCCAAATGTAGGTCAATATGCAGACCGCCTGTTTACTCGTAGTATTGTTGGTTGGCCGGGTGTTGCTCATATTGAAGGGGATGATTTCACAGCAGTTATTGATTGTGCACTAGCGCAAGAAGGTTTCAAGCACAACGAAATCGAACAAATGATCACGGTTGGATTTGGTCGTAACGCACTAATGGCTGCAGCTCCTGCAGTTGTTGAGCAAGTAAAAGAAGGCAACATTAGCCACTTCTTCCTTGTTGGCGGTTGTGATGGTGATAAATCAGAACGTAGCTACTACACAGACTTTACTGCTCAAGCTCCTGAAGACTCCGTGATTCTGACATTAGCTTGCGGTAAATACCGTTTCAACAAAAATCAATTTGGCGATATTAATGGTATCCCGCGTTTATTGGATGTTGGTCAATGTAATGATGCATATTCAGCTATTCAACTCGCACTTGCACTAGCTAAAGAGTTTGATTGTGACATTAACGAACTTCCATTAACGCTGGTACTTTCTTGGTTTGAACAAAAAGCAATTGTTATCCTACTGACTCTATTTGCTCTTGGTGTTAAAGGCATTTACACAGGCCCAACAGCACCTGCGTTCTTAACAGATAACCTACTTGCTATCATTCAAGAGAAGTTTGATATGCGCAGTATCGGTAATGTAGAAGACGATCTAAAAGCCATTTTAGCCGCGTAA
- the norR gene encoding nitric oxide reductase transcriptional regulator NorR, with product MKPSMEKVLLQIALDLSSNLSSDLHYQRLINSIHQVFPCDASALFILDNDHCLKPVAVKGLSQAVLGRCFPPQVHPRLEAILQSKHPVRFESNSDLPDPFDGLLLVDESINIEVHDCLGCSLYVEDTLVGVLTLDALEVGAFKKIDDITIETFAALAAATLHNKALIKTLQDSNQQQKSINQTLIQQARIKKGELIGISPQITRLKSNISTVAHSDYAVLISGETGSGKELVAHSVHAQSQRNELPMIYVNCAALPESLAESELFGHVKGAFTGANNHRAGKFELADKGTLFLDEIGELPLLIQAKLLRVIQQGEVQRVGSDKNVMVNVRIIAATNRNLEKEVEEGRFRADLFHRLNVFPIHVPPLREREGDISVLSGYLLDKVRTQFNVPNLHIHPKTLTHLESSPWLGNVRELEHTLMRAGLRAIQENANSITLAHFLGDIENTEDVKNTSHLLPNKSQPMRELVESYQKQLIEHALSESNGIWAKAAEFLQMDRGNLYRMGKKLGISN from the coding sequence ATGAAACCTTCTATGGAAAAAGTATTACTTCAAATAGCTTTGGATCTTAGCTCTAACTTATCCAGCGATTTACATTATCAACGTCTGATTAACTCGATTCATCAGGTATTTCCATGTGATGCTAGTGCCCTTTTTATTCTAGATAATGATCACTGCCTTAAGCCAGTCGCTGTTAAGGGGCTTTCTCAAGCAGTATTAGGACGTTGTTTTCCACCACAAGTCCATCCTAGGTTAGAGGCGATTTTACAAAGCAAACATCCTGTTAGGTTTGAATCAAATTCAGACCTACCTGATCCGTTCGATGGATTATTACTCGTAGATGAAAGTATAAACATAGAAGTTCACGACTGTTTAGGCTGCAGTTTATATGTAGAAGATACGCTCGTTGGTGTACTCACGTTAGATGCCTTAGAAGTGGGTGCTTTTAAAAAGATAGATGACATTACAATTGAAACATTTGCAGCCCTCGCCGCTGCGACTTTACATAACAAAGCTCTGATCAAAACACTCCAAGACAGTAATCAGCAACAAAAGTCCATCAACCAAACCTTAATTCAGCAAGCTAGAATTAAAAAAGGCGAATTAATTGGTATTAGTCCTCAAATTACTCGCCTTAAATCAAACATAAGTACTGTTGCCCATTCAGATTATGCTGTTTTAATCAGCGGTGAAACAGGATCTGGCAAAGAGTTAGTCGCTCACTCTGTGCACGCACAATCACAACGAAATGAACTTCCAATGATTTATGTTAACTGTGCAGCACTGCCCGAATCATTGGCGGAGAGTGAGCTATTTGGACATGTCAAAGGTGCATTTACTGGTGCGAATAACCATCGAGCAGGTAAGTTTGAATTAGCCGATAAAGGAACTCTTTTTCTTGATGAGATCGGAGAGCTTCCTCTGTTAATTCAAGCAAAATTATTACGCGTTATTCAACAAGGTGAAGTTCAACGTGTAGGCTCAGATAAAAACGTGATGGTGAATGTGCGTATTATTGCTGCAACCAATCGTAACCTAGAAAAAGAAGTGGAAGAAGGTCGTTTTCGTGCCGATCTTTTTCACAGACTTAACGTATTTCCAATCCATGTTCCACCACTTCGTGAACGTGAAGGCGATATTTCTGTTTTATCCGGTTATCTACTCGATAAAGTTAGAACACAGTTCAACGTACCAAATTTACATATCCACCCAAAAACACTCACTCATTTAGAATCGAGCCCTTGGCTTGGTAATGTTCGTGAACTTGAACATACACTAATGCGCGCAGGATTAAGAGCCATTCAAGAAAATGCAAACAGTATTACATTAGCTCACTTTCTTGGCGATATAGAAAATACGGAAGATGTAAAAAACACATCACACTTATTACCAAATAAAAGTCAACCTATGAGAGAGTTAGTAGAAAGCTATCAAAAACAATTAATTGAACATGCATTATCCGAATCTAATGGAATTTGGGCAAAAGCAGCTGAATTTTTGCAAATGGATCGTGGAAATCTCTATCGTATGGGAAAAAAATTAGGCATTTCAAATTGA